TGGTGAGGAGTCAAATGAGTGGACTGGAGAAATAGATTATTTGGATGAATCAGGTGGTGTCATTTACTCTGGAAAGGGTGTAAGATCTGTTGAGCCGGGTATAGATGATCATGTGATGGTGGGAGGGTTAAAGAAGCCTATTTTGAATGCTTCAGCTGTGGCTAAGATTGTTGAGATAGTGAAAAGGTGGAAATGGGGTCCTGATATGGAGACCCAATTGGATAGGCTTCAGTTTTTGCCTAACATGACTCACATTATTCAGTCAATGAAGATTATTAGCGATGGTGAGGCTTCGTTGAGCTTGTTTCGGTGGGCCAAGAGGCAATCTTGGTATTGTCCGACTGACGAGTGTTATGCTGTGTTGTTTGATATGTTGAATGAGAGTAGGGATTATGATGGGATTCAATCAGTGTTTGATGATATGGTTCGTGATTCAGGTGAAAGTGGTATATCTTCATTTAGTGCGTATAATCGGGTTATTCAGTCATTAGCAAAGGCTGAGAAATTGGAGGTGACTTTCTGTTGTTTTAAGAAGATGAAAGAAGTTGGTTGTAAGGTTGATACACAGACGTATAATTCATTGATAACATTGTTTTTGGATAAGGGTTTGCCGTTTAAAGCTTTTGAGATATATGAGAATATGGAAGAAGTTGGGTGTTCCTTGGATGCATCAACTTACGAGTTGATGATTCCAAGTTTGGCTAAATCAGGCCGTCTTGATGCTGCTTTGAAGCTCTTCCAAGAGATGAAAGAAAAGAACTTCCGACCAGGTTTTGGGGTTTTTGCTGCACTTGTTGATTCAATGGGTAAAGCTGGTAGGCTGGACACGTCCATGAAAGTGTATGTGGAAATGCAAGGTTTTGGACTCAGGCCGTCTGCCACTACATTTGTTTCTATGATTGAGTCATTTGTTAAAGCTGGGAAGCTGGAGACTGCTCTCAAGCTATGGGATGAGATGAAGAAAGCCAGGTTTAGACCTAATTATGGGCTCTATACTATGATGGTTGAGTCCCACGCAAAATCTGGAAAGCTTGAGACTGCCATGTCTCTCTTTTCAGATATGGAAAGGGCTGGATTTTTTCCCACACCCTCTACCTATTCTTCTCTTTTGGAGATGCATGCTGCTTCTGGTCAAGTTGATGCTGCCATGAAGCTCTATAACTCTATGACAAATGCAGGTCTTAGACCAGGGCTCAGTACCTACACAGCCTTGCTGTCTCTCCTGGCAAAAAAGAAGCTTGTTGATGTAGCTGCAAAGGTTTTACTTGAAATGAAGGCCATGGGGTATTCTGTTGATGTGAATGCTAGTGATGTTCTTATGGTGTATATCAAGGATGGTTCTGTTGATCTAGCTTTGAGGTGGCTACGGTTTATGGGCTCATCTGGGATTCGCACAAACAATTTCATTATTAGGCAGCTCTTTGAGTCGTGTATGAAGAGTGGATTATATGAGTCGGCCAAGCCTCTTCTTGAAACATATGTGAATGCTGCTGCTAAGGTTGATCTTGTACTTTACACATCAATTCTTGCCTATCTTGTAAGATGCCAGGAAGAGCATAATGAGAGGCATTTGATGGCCATCTTGAGTGCTACGAAACATAAAGCTCATGCTTTCATGTGTGGTCTCTTCACAGGGCCAGAGCAGAGGAAGCAACcagttttatcttttgtgagggAATTCTTTCAGGGAATCGATTATGAGTTAGAAGAAGGAGCTGCCAGGTACTTTGTCAATGTTCTTCTTAACTACCTTGTTCTGATGGGACAGATAAATCGTGCTCGTTGTGTATGGAAAGTTGCATATGAAAACAAGCTTTTTCCCAAGGCAATAGTGTTTGATCAACACATTGCCTGGTCCCTTGATGTTAGAAACTTGTCAGTTGGGGCTGCTCTTATAGCAGTGGTACACACCCTTCACAGGTTCAGGAAGAGGATGTTATACTATGCGGTCGTCCCAAGGCGGATCAAATTAGTAACTGGGCCAACTTTGAAGATTGTTATAGCTCAAATGTTAAGTTCTGTCGAGTCACCCTTTGAAGTTAGTAAAGTTGTTCTGAGAGCCCCAGGGGATTCCGTCCTGGAGTGGTTCAAGAAACCGATAGTTCAGCAATTCCTTCTGAATGAGATTCCATCAAGGGCTGATATTTTGATGCATAAACTGAACACACTTTTTCCTAGTTCTGCACCCGAAATTAGATCCCTATCCCCTCCAAAGCCTCTTCTTGCAGGGAAGGCTCTATAGTCATGGATAAGTTGTTAGCTTGGTCAGGCATCATTTGTTTGTAATATAGAATTATAAGTTacatttttgtttgtttaaaaAAGCACTTGACATCTACATAGAAAATCGCATGTTAGTGTACATGAGAAAATACCTTTAGAATTTCAACTTCAGCTTTTCAAAAATATCTTTGCAATAGAGGCTTCCTGGTTTCAGATTGGTGGCAGCTAGTTCATATACATAATAATTAACTGAGTAACATTTAATAGTTTAATCTGCAGACAgcaattttattttgcttcaCTTAGATGCTAAATTGTGTTCAGGGGTGATATTTGCATTAATACTGGTCATGCCTTATCACTCATTTACTTTGTTAATAAGACCAGCTCTTATCACTC
This region of Coffea arabica cultivar ET-39 chromosome 3c, Coffea Arabica ET-39 HiFi, whole genome shotgun sequence genomic DNA includes:
- the LOC113736412 gene encoding pentatricopeptide repeat-containing protein At1g79490, mitochondrial-like isoform X1 translates to MIFRSLLLSKNLNPTRYLLKGSHSLTRISSVGSEFVPLVNCNSIVKFRFLSYLRSLNSVPYEKCGFSISKNPNFIRNYCSGGDNSGEESNEWTGEIDYLDESGGVIYSGKGVRSVEPGIDDHVMVGGLKKPILNASAVAKIVEIVKRWKWGPDMETQLDRLQFLPNMTHIIQSMKIISDGEASLSLFRWAKRQSWYCPTDECYAVLFDMLNESRDYDGIQSVFDDMVRDSGESGISSFSAYNRVIQSLAKAEKLEVTFCCFKKMKEVGCKVDTQTYNSLITLFLDKGLPFKAFEIYENMEEVGCSLDASTYELMIPSLAKSGRLDAALKLFQEMKEKNFRPGFGVFAALVDSMGKAGRLDTSMKVYVEMQGFGLRPSATTFVSMIESFVKAGKLETALKLWDEMKKARFRPNYGLYTMMVESHAKSGKLETAMSLFSDMERAGFFPTPSTYSSLLEMHAASGQVDAAMKLYNSMTNAGLRPGLSTYTALLSLLAKKKLVDVAAKVLLEMKAMGYSVDVNASDVLMVYIKDGSVDLALRWLRFMGSSGIRTNNFIIRQLFESCMKSGLYESAKPLLETYVNAAAKVDLVLYTSILAYLVRCQEEHNERHLMAILSATKHKAHAFMCGLFTGPEQRKQPVLSFVREFFQGIDYELEEGAARYFVNVLLNYLVLMGQINRARCVWKVAYENKLFPKAIVFDQHIAWSLDVRNLSVGAALIAVVHTLHRFRKRMLYYAVVPRRIKLVTGPTLKIVIAQMLSSVESPFEVSKVVLRAPGDSVLEWFKKPIVQQFLLNEIPSRADILMHKLNTLFPSSAPEIRSLSPPKPLLAGKAL
- the LOC113736412 gene encoding pentatricopeptide repeat-containing protein At1g79490, mitochondrial-like isoform X2; this translates as MVGGLKKPILNASAVAKIVEIVKRWKWGPDMETQLDRLQFLPNMTHIIQSMKIISDGEASLSLFRWAKRQSWYCPTDECYAVLFDMLNESRDYDGIQSVFDDMVRDSGESGISSFSAYNRVIQSLAKAEKLEVTFCCFKKMKEVGCKVDTQTYNSLITLFLDKGLPFKAFEIYENMEEVGCSLDASTYELMIPSLAKSGRLDAALKLFQEMKEKNFRPGFGVFAALVDSMGKAGRLDTSMKVYVEMQGFGLRPSATTFVSMIESFVKAGKLETALKLWDEMKKARFRPNYGLYTMMVESHAKSGKLETAMSLFSDMERAGFFPTPSTYSSLLEMHAASGQVDAAMKLYNSMTNAGLRPGLSTYTALLSLLAKKKLVDVAAKVLLEMKAMGYSVDVNASDVLMVYIKDGSVDLALRWLRFMGSSGIRTNNFIIRQLFESCMKSGLYESAKPLLETYVNAAAKVDLVLYTSILAYLVRCQEEHNERHLMAILSATKHKAHAFMCGLFTGPEQRKQPVLSFVREFFQGIDYELEEGAARYFVNVLLNYLVLMGQINRARCVWKVAYENKLFPKAIVFDQHIAWSLDVRNLSVGAALIAVVHTLHRFRKRMLYYAVVPRRIKLVTGPTLKIVIAQMLSSVESPFEVSKVVLRAPGDSVLEWFKKPIVQQFLLNEIPSRADILMHKLNTLFPSSAPEIRSLSPPKPLLAGKAL